The Mucilaginibacter gracilis genomic interval TTTTTCAATTATTTTGCCCATTTTACCATATCCCAATAAGGCTATTTTCATCGTAAAAAGAATGTTATTTTTAATGAAGGAGTAAAGGTAGTATTAAAATTTGAAGCATAACTTGGCGTGCTCATCAGCGATGGCGCAATTTTAAAGCTCAGGTTATCATCCATACTGTACGAATGGATAAACTTGGCCTCAACATAGGCATCAATGGCGGCTACGCCCCAAACGCCCACTATACCAAATATACTGAGGTCGCGGTTGCGGCGCAGGTTATCTTTGTAATTGTAAATGGTTTGGTCGCTTACGGTTGTTATTACAATATAATCGGTACCTTGCTTGTAAAGCGGCAGCGGTTCGGTTCCCTGCCGTCCGTGCGAGCGCCATTCAGATTCCGCTAAAAATAAATTGTAATCGCGCCCGTTAACATATACGTTTTTTACCAA includes:
- a CDS encoding DUF5683 domain-containing protein, translating into MYRHLLFIVFIFVFFEAKAQIADTTQHRNKKDSLNMKRDSLLSKPFVPKVKKPKVYHPDSTHSPRKAVMRSLYFPGWGQVYNRHGLWWRLPVLYTGLYFLVKNVYVNGRDYNLFLAESEWRSHGRQGTEPLPLYKQGTDYIVITTVSDQTIYNYKDNLRRNRDLSIFGIVGVWGVAAIDAYVEAKFIHSYSMDDNLSFKIAPSLMSTPSYASNFNTTFTPSLKITFFLR